A genomic segment from Bradyrhizobium sp. CB1015 encodes:
- a CDS encoding helix-turn-helix transcriptional regulator, producing the protein MKADRIDDEELSKVLSRFGEAAVNPEAWRRIMDDICKAVGASAAILLQSDIRTPDVPRTDSIAEATDLYFRDNWHLRDPRAKGFPQMMAGEVVTDLDVMTPEQIRADPMYNEVLFPFGYRWFAGIGFWADSAAWALTIQRTGREGAFEARDKQLLAQLAPRLTETATLATAVGRITLTSMTDVLGRVGQPALILNREGKVLRTNEVADGGFDNEIRIKDRRLLLRDKQAMAKLDQLINLIRSTPDSAAIPAAPILVRRTAKPPVVLRILPVDGAARSVFLGARAMLILSNLVPPPAPDSALIGQAFDLTPAESRLAALLATGASLASAAEQLRISRETARNHLKSIFSKTGAHRQPELVKLLLQLV; encoded by the coding sequence GTGAAGGCCGATAGAATAGACGATGAAGAACTGTCGAAGGTCCTCAGTCGATTTGGCGAGGCTGCCGTGAATCCGGAAGCCTGGCGCCGCATCATGGATGACATCTGCAAGGCGGTCGGGGCATCGGCGGCCATACTCCTTCAGAGCGATATCAGGACCCCGGACGTCCCCCGCACGGACTCGATCGCGGAAGCCACCGATCTCTACTTCAGGGACAACTGGCACTTGCGGGACCCGCGCGCCAAAGGCTTTCCGCAGATGATGGCGGGCGAGGTCGTGACCGATCTCGATGTGATGACCCCGGAGCAGATTCGTGCGGATCCCATGTACAACGAGGTGCTGTTTCCGTTCGGATACCGCTGGTTTGCCGGCATTGGCTTCTGGGCGGACAGCGCAGCATGGGCGCTAACGATCCAACGAACAGGCCGCGAAGGCGCGTTCGAGGCGCGCGACAAGCAGCTGCTTGCTCAATTGGCTCCGCGTCTCACCGAGACCGCCACGCTCGCTACCGCGGTCGGCAGGATCACGCTGACCTCGATGACAGACGTCCTCGGTCGCGTTGGACAACCCGCCCTTATCCTCAACCGGGAAGGCAAGGTTCTGCGCACAAACGAGGTGGCCGACGGCGGCTTTGACAATGAGATCCGCATCAAAGATCGGCGTCTCCTGCTCCGTGACAAGCAGGCGATGGCCAAACTCGATCAGCTGATCAACCTGATCCGATCCACGCCGGATAGCGCCGCCATCCCTGCCGCTCCCATCCTTGTCCGTCGCACGGCGAAACCACCGGTTGTCTTGCGCATACTGCCAGTGGACGGCGCGGCGCGCTCCGTCTTTCTCGGCGCTCGCGCCATGCTGATTCTGTCCAATCTCGTCCCGCCGCCGGCGCCCGACTCTGCCCTGATCGGCCAAGCCTTCGACCTGACACCCGCCGAATCTCGATTGGCCGCACTGCTTGCAACTGGCGCATCGCTCGCCAGCGCCGCCGAACAGCTGCGCATTTCGCGCGAGACGGCGCGCAATCACCTCAAATCGATCTTCTCAAAGACCGGCGCCCACCGGCAACCGGAACTAGTCAAGCTGCTTCTGCAATTGGTTTGA
- a CDS encoding EAL domain-containing protein, with the protein MSTEDRNDKFRQAPSDGTERTGWPTHFVAVFWISFGGLSLIAAIIAVTALMIGHLREQELEKNRNALRNTVVLLARHFDQRFTGFEAVERSLATELGQQIASPDQFATAVSSENFHKLLRSRINDSGDLGEVSLYDSEGNCVASSVAWPVERTNIADRRYFQSFTTAPASSPTAIELVHNGSSPAIVVARKIVAQNGQLLGLVTKRVAAEDVESFLAAIAPPNAALSLFHQNGTLLARSPRETRSLGQDFSASPLYAAAAANGGQVTAQFISPFDGVERIASVRYLDHYPLAVLATITTSTVLSDWLGQARLYGFGAAAIAAVALLTLGFVVHHLRRQHQHLEMAVNNMKQGLLLFDRSERLIICNRSYIDMFGLSPQLVKPGCSLQAIIAHRLETGSLVGSVDMHCEPIRAAAKRGIATQALARTRDGRWMQIMNQPVARGGWVSTIEDVTEQREYQERISRLANYDLVTELPNRSYFLERLETELRDCSTTKVALLFLDIDEFKSVNDLLGHHVGDALLRNIGRALQDCLAPGDFLARLGGDEFAVLTRYSGEESAVEPFLAKIYASLRTSHGCGGFNLAVDASIGVAIAPLHGRTSEQLLQNADLAMYEAKSSGKRGFRFFEPGMERRARDRRMLEQDLRRALDRAEIEVHFQPLVGLATGAITGFEALARWNHPERGVVSPAEFIPVAEQSGLIELLGEHVLRVACKQAATWPAQIKVAVNVSPAQFKTGVLPLKVASALAAAGLMPGRLELEITEAVLIKDDHSALETLHQLRALGVRLALDDFGTGYSSLSYLSKFPFDKIKIDRSFVATLTEGRKSIGIVRAVIALAAEHQMATTAEGVETEQQRDILRALECDEFQGFLVSSARPAAEIAAMLEAAQNEHAAA; encoded by the coding sequence ATGAGCACTGAAGACCGCAACGATAAGTTTCGGCAAGCCCCATCGGATGGCACTGAACGGACAGGCTGGCCGACTCACTTCGTCGCGGTGTTCTGGATTAGCTTCGGTGGATTGAGCCTGATTGCCGCTATCATTGCAGTTACCGCCCTGATGATCGGACATCTCCGCGAACAGGAGCTCGAGAAAAATCGGAACGCGCTTCGAAATACCGTGGTGCTGCTCGCGCGCCATTTCGATCAACGCTTCACCGGTTTCGAGGCAGTCGAACGATCTCTTGCAACGGAGTTGGGGCAGCAGATCGCGTCTCCCGACCAGTTCGCGACGGCAGTATCGAGTGAGAATTTCCACAAGCTGCTCCGCAGCAGAATCAATGACTCAGGCGATCTTGGGGAGGTTAGTCTCTACGATTCCGAGGGCAATTGCGTTGCCTCGTCGGTGGCCTGGCCGGTCGAAAGAACAAACATTGCCGACCGCAGATATTTCCAAAGCTTCACGACCGCGCCTGCGAGCAGCCCGACCGCGATTGAGCTCGTCCACAACGGATCGAGTCCGGCGATCGTGGTCGCACGCAAGATTGTGGCGCAAAACGGCCAACTGCTCGGATTGGTGACAAAACGCGTCGCGGCCGAGGACGTGGAAAGCTTCCTTGCCGCCATCGCGCCGCCAAATGCCGCGCTCTCGCTGTTTCATCAAAACGGAACGCTGCTGGCCCGGTCTCCACGAGAGACGCGATCGCTCGGCCAGGACTTTTCCGCATCGCCCCTGTACGCTGCCGCGGCCGCAAACGGCGGCCAAGTCACCGCGCAGTTTATCAGTCCGTTCGATGGCGTGGAGCGGATCGCGTCGGTCAGGTATCTGGACCATTATCCCCTTGCCGTGCTGGCCACCATCACGACCTCCACCGTGCTGTCCGACTGGCTGGGTCAAGCCCGACTCTATGGGTTCGGAGCCGCCGCTATCGCAGCGGTTGCGCTGCTGACGCTGGGCTTCGTCGTTCATCATCTGAGACGGCAGCATCAACACCTGGAGATGGCAGTCAACAATATGAAGCAGGGGCTGCTGCTGTTCGACCGATCGGAGCGGCTGATCATCTGCAACAGGAGCTATATCGACATGTTTGGCCTGTCGCCTCAATTGGTCAAACCGGGCTGCTCCCTGCAAGCTATCATCGCGCACAGGCTGGAGACAGGCTCCTTGGTCGGCAGTGTGGATATGCATTGCGAACCGATTCGGGCGGCAGCAAAACGCGGGATCGCCACTCAGGCTCTGGCCAGGACGCGCGACGGTCGATGGATGCAGATCATGAATCAGCCTGTCGCGCGCGGCGGCTGGGTTTCCACCATCGAGGACGTCACCGAGCAACGGGAGTACCAGGAGCGGATTTCGCGGCTTGCCAACTACGACCTAGTGACAGAACTGCCCAACAGATCCTACTTTCTCGAGCGGCTCGAAACAGAGCTGCGCGACTGTTCCACAACCAAGGTGGCACTGCTGTTCTTGGACATTGACGAGTTCAAGTCGGTCAATGATCTGTTGGGCCATCATGTCGGAGACGCATTGCTGAGGAATATCGGCCGAGCCTTGCAAGATTGTCTTGCACCTGGTGATTTCCTGGCAAGGCTAGGCGGCGACGAGTTTGCCGTACTGACCCGGTATTCCGGGGAGGAGAGCGCGGTCGAACCCTTCCTGGCGAAGATATATGCGTCACTTCGGACGTCGCATGGCTGTGGCGGATTCAATCTCGCGGTCGACGCGAGCATCGGCGTGGCCATAGCTCCACTGCACGGACGGACGTCCGAGCAACTACTCCAAAATGCCGATCTCGCGATGTACGAGGCGAAGTCGTCCGGCAAAAGGGGCTTTCGCTTCTTCGAGCCGGGAATGGAACGGAGGGCCCGCGATCGCCGCATGCTGGAGCAGGATCTTCGGCGCGCCTTGGACCGCGCGGAGATCGAGGTCCACTTCCAGCCGCTCGTTGGTTTGGCAACAGGGGCCATCACTGGCTTTGAGGCTCTCGCCCGTTGGAATCATCCTGAGCGCGGTGTCGTCTCGCCGGCGGAATTCATCCCGGTTGCCGAGCAATCCGGACTGATCGAGCTGCTTGGCGAGCACGTTCTTCGGGTGGCCTGCAAGCAGGCCGCAACTTGGCCTGCCCAGATCAAAGTGGCGGTCAACGTCTCCCCTGCCCAATTCAAGACGGGTGTTTTGCCCTTGAAGGTCGCGTCGGCGCTCGCTGCCGCCGGCTTGATGCCCGGTCGGCTGGAGCTCGAGATCACGGAAGCCGTCCTGATCAAGGACGACCATTCCGCATTGGAGACGCTGCATCAGTTGCGCGCCCTCGGCGTTCGACTGGCCCTTGACGACTTCGGAACGGGCTATTCGTCCCTGAGCTACCTGAGCAAGTTCCCGTTCGACAAAATCAAGATCGATCGGTCGTTTGTCGCGACGCTGACGGAGGGAAGGAAATCGATTGGCATCGTGCGGGCGGTCATTGCACTGGCTGCCGAACACCAGATGGCCACCACCGCAGAGGGGGTCGAAACGGAGCAACAGCGCGACATCCTGCGTGCTCTTGAATGCGATGAATTCCAGGGCTTCTTGGTGAGCTCGGCGCGGCCCGCGGCCGAGATCGCTGCGATGCTGGAAGCAGCCCAGAACGAGCACGCTGCAGCCTAA